A genomic region of Spirochaetota bacterium contains the following coding sequences:
- a CDS encoding DoxX family membrane protein — MGNESGLRKALNGALYGNRVTVILRVALGAMLAFTGAVKLTDPASFGLIVARYDILPEALVPYAASYVPSLELILGLCLLIGVKVRASAAVAFLLMTAFIAFISVNVARGRSFECGCFQLGLLGINISENVTPWLILRNCVFLCGFAIVFRAERHLLSLENFGERTRLKNLEKTKYE, encoded by the coding sequence ATGGGAAATGAAAGCGGCCTCAGGAAGGCCCTGAATGGCGCCCTCTACGGCAACAGGGTCACGGTGATACTACGGGTAGCCCTCGGGGCCATGCTGGCCTTCACCGGCGCGGTCAAGCTGACAGACCCGGCGTCCTTCGGGCTCATCGTGGCCCGCTATGACATTCTCCCGGAGGCGCTGGTCCCCTACGCCGCCTCATACGTTCCGTCGCTGGAGCTGATCCTGGGGCTCTGCCTTCTCATCGGCGTCAAGGTGCGGGCCTCCGCGGCCGTCGCCTTCCTCCTCATGACCGCCTTCATCGCCTTCATATCGGTCAACGTGGCCCGGGGCCGGAGCTTCGAGTGCGGCTGCTTCCAGCTGGGGCTCCTGGGCATCAACATCTCCGAGAACGTCACTCCCTGGCTCATCCTCCGCAACTGCGTGTTCCTCTGCGGCTTCGCCATCGTTTTCCGCGCCGAGCGGCACCTCCTCTCACTGGAAAATTTCGGGGAGCGGACGCGGTTGAAGAATCTGGAAAAGACAAAATATGAGTAG
- a CDS encoding rhodanese-like domain-containing protein, translating into MSVSDKRKTRRLVKDMAVILVMAGAAGLCVNLLHPRGFVLAGRQALEARKIVAISAAEAKIKHDAGALFIDAREKDEYDRARIRGALNMPALDAAEGKGKADYSILDKPVEAVIYCDGPACGASAMLAEVIRKRGYGRTIYILEQGIPEWKSKGYPVDGEKRDGK; encoded by the coding sequence ATGTCAGTCAGTGATAAGCGTAAAACACGGCGCCTCGTTAAAGACATGGCCGTCATTCTTGTCATGGCAGGCGCCGCCGGCCTGTGCGTGAACCTGCTTCATCCGCGCGGCTTCGTCCTGGCAGGCAGGCAGGCCCTCGAAGCCCGTAAGATCGTGGCCATATCCGCGGCCGAGGCGAAGATCAAGCATGACGCCGGGGCCCTCTTCATCGACGCCAGGGAGAAAGATGAATACGACCGGGCCCGCATCAGGGGCGCCCTTAACATGCCCGCCCTGGACGCGGCCGAGGGAAAGGGGAAGGCCGATTACTCCATCCTCGATAAGCCGGTGGAAGCGGTGATCTACTGCGACGGTCCCGCCTGCGGCGCCTCGGCCATGCTGGCGGAGGTTATCCGTAAGCGGGGATACGGCAGGACCATATACATACTCGAACAGGGGATCCCGGAATGGAAATCGAAGGGATACCCCGTCGACGGGGAGAAGCGGGATGGGAAATGA
- a CDS encoding GAF domain-containing protein, with protein MDLLQIRNKSIVLISHKARPFLSIPEEHDYTILESANIGKDIQDFIDNVSDTHILAVIFLHYDEYMDLNKLLSVLPFTDITYQFIIFGPEESVRELHFENLREISDFRHHPVSAPEFAFIVRRTFAVINELYVNRSLQETYLARLIDTKKDQEDLINMGRALSTEKDQDKLLRLFLFLSKRITGADAGSIFLVEQDEEGKMRLRFKYSHTFSRDIPLEEMVLPMDKKSISGYVAVTGQVLNISDAYNLPPDAPYSFNLSFDRKNHYRSRSMLVVPMKNHVDEVIGVIQLINCKENPEMVSDGAYEAFTIKLETPEDFDRHVVIFNNKYDSLMEAVAGQAAIAIENNRMIMQIQNQFEEFVKASVSAIESRDPATSGHSFRVADICTAMARAVNEVSEGYLKDFHFTDTQIKEIELAALLHDFGKVYIDLSVFKKEKKLYPKDFDNLCLRLNYLYRFIELQFSAREAELLKEMKKDENSFAAFEELRDEKKFKLDRIMEIKQKLSEMNEPAVVDQNPEETLERISSEIDGIECLNVGGGRLLVISPFDILNLSIRRGSLNPMERKEIESHVLHTHSFVSKIPWPPEYRNIPEIALRHHEKLDGTGYPDGLAGRESTLLQSRIMAIADIYDALVASDRPYKKALPRDRVLKILREEAEKWVLDRDLVELFIDKRIYEKINTDAFKRYMEDNVSQ; from the coding sequence GACACCCATATTCTGGCGGTCATATTCCTTCACTATGACGAGTACATGGACCTGAACAAGCTCCTGAGCGTGCTTCCCTTCACGGATATCACCTACCAGTTCATCATATTCGGCCCCGAGGAATCGGTCAGGGAGCTCCACTTCGAGAACCTGAGGGAAATATCAGACTTCCGGCACCACCCGGTCTCCGCCCCGGAATTTGCCTTCATCGTGCGCAGGACCTTCGCCGTCATCAACGAGCTCTACGTCAACCGCTCCCTCCAGGAGACGTACCTCGCCCGGCTCATCGATACGAAGAAAGACCAGGAAGACCTGATCAACATGGGCCGCGCCCTGTCGACCGAAAAGGACCAGGACAAGCTCCTCCGGCTCTTCCTCTTCCTGAGCAAGCGGATCACCGGGGCCGACGCCGGCAGCATCTTCCTGGTGGAGCAGGACGAGGAGGGGAAGATGCGCCTTCGCTTCAAGTATTCCCATACCTTTTCCCGCGACATCCCCCTGGAGGAAATGGTCCTTCCCATGGACAAGAAATCGATATCGGGATACGTCGCGGTCACCGGCCAGGTCCTGAACATCTCCGACGCTTACAACCTGCCGCCGGACGCGCCCTATTCCTTCAACCTCTCCTTTGACAGGAAGAACCATTACCGGAGCCGCTCCATGCTGGTGGTGCCGATGAAGAACCACGTGGACGAGGTCATCGGCGTCATACAGCTCATCAACTGCAAGGAAAACCCGGAAATGGTCAGCGACGGGGCCTACGAGGCCTTCACCATCAAGCTGGAGACGCCGGAAGACTTCGACCGCCACGTCGTCATCTTCAACAACAAGTACGACAGCCTCATGGAGGCGGTGGCGGGACAGGCGGCGATCGCCATCGAGAACAACCGCATGATCATGCAGATCCAGAACCAGTTCGAGGAGTTCGTGAAGGCGTCCGTCTCCGCCATCGAGTCGCGGGACCCGGCCACGTCCGGCCATTCCTTCCGGGTGGCGGACATCTGCACGGCCATGGCACGGGCCGTCAACGAAGTGAGCGAGGGATATCTCAAGGATTTTCATTTCACCGATACGCAGATCAAGGAGATCGAGCTCGCGGCGCTGCTCCACGATTTCGGCAAGGTCTACATCGACCTCTCGGTCTTCAAGAAGGAAAAAAAGCTTTATCCCAAGGACTTCGACAATCTCTGCCTGCGCCTCAACTACCTCTACCGTTTCATCGAGCTGCAGTTTTCCGCCAGGGAAGCCGAGCTGCTGAAGGAGATGAAGAAGGATGAGAACTCCTTCGCCGCATTCGAGGAGCTCCGGGATGAGAAAAAATTCAAGCTTGACAGGATCATGGAAATTAAGCAGAAGCTCTCTGAAATGAACGAGCCGGCGGTAGTGGATCAGAACCCGGAGGAGACGCTGGAGCGGATATCGAGCGAGATAGACGGGATCGAGTGCCTTAACGTGGGCGGCGGCAGGCTCCTGGTCATATCGCCCTTCGACATACTGAACCTCTCTATCCGGAGGGGAAGCCTGAACCCGATGGAGCGCAAGGAGATCGAAAGCCACGTGCTCCATACCCACTCCTTCGTGAGCAAGATCCCCTGGCCGCCGGAATACCGGAACATCCCGGAGATCGCCCTGCGGCACCATGAAAAGCTGGACGGCACGGGGTACCCGGACGGCCTCGCCGGCCGCGAGAGCACCCTCCTCCAGTCCCGGATCATGGCCATCGCCGACATCTACGACGCCCTGGTCGCGAGCGACCGCCCCTATAAAAAGGCCTTGCCCCGGGACCGGGTGCTGAAGATACTGCGCGAGGAAGCTGAAAAATGGGTCCTTGACCGGGACCTGGTGGAGCTCTTCATCGATAAAAGGATTTACGAAAAAATAAACACCGACGCGTTCAAGCGATACATGGAGGACAATGTCAGTCAGTGA